Proteins encoded within one genomic window of Pristis pectinata isolate sPriPec2 chromosome 5, sPriPec2.1.pri, whole genome shotgun sequence:
- the LOC127570758 gene encoding anterior gradient protein 3-like — MLRILVPAIFLLVAAISNLATAIKKRPPQTLSRGWGDDLTWVQTYEEGLFKSKKSNKPLMVIHHLENCKYCNALKEAFAASREIQEMADKDFIMLNLMHETADKNLAPDGKYVPRIIFVDPSMTVRADIAGRYSNRLYTYEPRDIQLLIDNMKKAKRLLTSEL; from the exons ATGCTTCGGATATTGGTTCCTGCAATTTTCCTCCTGGTTGCTGCTATATCCAACCTAGCCACAGCAATTAAAAAAAGGCCACCTCAAACACTGTCAAGAG GTTGGGGGGACGATTTAACATGGGTTCAAACCTACGAAGAAGGGCTTTTTAAGTCAAAGAAAAG CAACAAGCCGTTAATGGTCATCCATcacttggaaaactgcaaatactgtaaCG CACTTAAGGAAGCTTTTGCTGCAAGTAGAGAAATCCAGGAGATGGCAGACAAAGATTTCATCATGTTGAATCTTATG caTGAAACCGCTGACAAGAATCTTGCACCAGATGGTAAATATGTGCCCCGGATTATCTTTGTAG ATCCTTCTATGACTGTGAGAGCAGATATTGCAGGGAGGTATTCAAACCGTCTCTATACATATGAACCTCGAGACATCCAACTCT tGATTGACAACATGAAGAAGGCAAAACGTTTGTTAACATCTGAGCTATAA